GTCGAAAAGGAAGTTGTCCTGCATGACCACACCGAGGTGCCGGCGATAGTCGCGCAGCTTGAGATCACTGACCGCCGTACCGTCCACCAGAATGCGCCCCTTCTGCGGCTGCGCGAAGGCCATGATGAGCGAGATGAGTGTGCTCTTGCCGCTGCCACTCGATCCCACCAGCGCCGTGGTGGTGCCGGCCGGTGCCACGAAGCTCACGTGCTGCAGCACCGGCACGCCCTCCTCGTACTCGAAGGACACGTCGTCGAACTGCACGCGTCCCACCACCGAGGGCACGTCCTGCTTGCTGGCGTCTTCCTGATCTTCGGTGGCCATGTCACGCAGTTCACGAATGCGATCGAGTCCCGCAAAGGCTTCGGTGATCTGCGTGCCGATGCTGGCCACCTGCACCAGCGGCGCCGTCACCATGGCAATGAAAATCACGAAGGTGATGAGACTGCCGAGCGTCATGCGGCCGGCAATCACGTCGGCGCCGCCCTGATACATGGTGATGACGCCAATTACGCCGACCACCGCAAATCCCAGGGTGCCGGTGAGTGACGTTCCGGTGATGGTCTTGGCGATGTTGCGAAAGAGTCGCTGCACACCTTCACCGAACACGGCCTTCTCGCGTTCTTCGGCCGTGTACACCTTGATGAGCCGGATTCCACCGAGTGTTTCGGTGAGACGACCGGTCACTTCCGACTGGATGACACTGCGCTCGCGGAAGATCGGACGCAGGCGCTTGAAGGCGATGCTCATGCCGGCGCTGAATGCCACGAGCGGCACGACGGCCGCCAGCGTCATGCGCCAGTTGAGATAGAGCAGCACACCAAACGCGCCCAGCGCACTCAGTATGCCACCGGTGAGCTGAATAAGCCCCGTGCCGATGAGGTTGCGGATGCCTTCGGGGTCGGTCATGACACGCGACACCAGCACACCGCTCTTGGTGCTGTCGAAGTAACGCACGGGCAGACGGATGAGATGCCCCTGCACTTCTTCACGCAGGCGGGCAATGGCCTGCTGCGCCGCCACGCTCACCACCTGCGAGAGCGCAAAGCCCGTGAGCGCCTGCACCAGCGTGGCGCCAAGGCCGGCCAGTGCAATCCAGCCCAGCAGACGCACATCGCGCGAGGGCAGCACCTCGTCGAGCACCATCTTGGTGGAGTACGGCAACACAAAACCACTGGCCCGACTGATGAGCATCAACACGAGGCCGATTCCGACCGAGCGGCGGTGCGCCCACATCAGCGCCCGGGCTTCCCCCCAGGCGCGCTTGGTATCGTACTTCGGCTTGTTCTTGGGTGGGGTCATTACTGCAATGTAGCGTCCAGATAGAAACCCGTAGCGGCCCCGGTCGCTTCTCCTCCCCGGGCCCTGTATCTTTCAGGGACGTAGTGCCCTCACTTTCAGGAACGCATGTTCATACCGAGTCAAGAGATCCTGGCCAAGGTGGAAGTGCTCGCTGACCTCGAGCCCGATGTCGAGCAGCTGATGGCCGCCCACGAAGCCAAGCGCATCCTGTGGTTCCCGTCCGAAGTCCTGGCGCCCGAACCCGATACCGACCCCGATCTGCACGCCAAGCAGCTCCGGGAGCGCGCCCGCGGCATCTCCATGCCCGCCCGCGTGGCCCTCGCGCTCAATACGCTGACCGAGGAAGGGCTCCCGCACTTCCATCGTCTGCTGGCCACCTACCTGGGCGGTGACACGTTCTGGGCCAAGTGGAACAACCTGTGGACGGCCGAGGAAGACCGGCACGGCGCCATCCTGCACGATTATGCACGCGAGAGTCGCATTCTCGACAACCCCGTGCTGGAGCGCATGCAGTTCGAGTACCTCAAGGCCGGTTTCGAGCCCCAGTGGGACAAGGACCCGTACCGCGTGTTCGTGTACACCTCGCTGCAGGAGCGGGCCACGCAGGTGAGTCATGCCAACACCGGCAAGATCGCCAGCGAGTACGAGCCGCTCATCGGCACGGTGCTGTCCAACGTGGCCAAGGAAGAAGCGCGCCACTACGTGTTCTACCGCGAGATCTTCCAGCGGGTGCTCGATCGTGACCCCAGCAACGCCATGATCTCGGCGTCGCTCGTCATGCCCAGCATCGACATGCCCGGTGTGAACATGCCACACTTCCGCGAGATGGCCGATGTCATTCGCCGCGCCGGCATTTACGGGCCGCGCGAGTACATCCGGATCGTGGAAGACCTCATCAAGTTCTGGGCGCTCGACAAGGTCGAGGGGCTGAACGAGGCCGGCAAGAAGGCGCAGGAGAAGATCATGGGTATCACGGCGCGCCTCGAGCGCATTGCCGATGCCATGGAGACACGCAGCAAGGCCAAGACCTTCCAGTTCAACGTCGCGTTCGCGCGGGAATTCGCGATGGAGTAGGGCTGGCGTCGGCTGGCGTCGGCTGGCGTCGTTGGAACAGAAGGTGTGAGGATGGGAGGATCGGAGGATTGGAGAGCGGGCCCGGGGGACACTCACTTATCGAGTGCCCCCCGGGCCCGCCCTCTTATCCCCAGATCCTCTGATCCTCACACCTTCTGTCAACGATGCCTGTGAATTCAACCCGATCCGGAGCCAGACACCTTGCGCTGCCAGGCCTCCAGCGCCGCCACCCGCTGCTCCAACCCACTGGCTACCGGTGCCGGTGCCACCGCACGAGGCGAAGGCGCGTCTACGGTGCCGCGTGTCCCGGCCAGCAGCGAGAGCAGAATACGGCCTGGCCACCCCGCCCAGATCCAACCGAACAGACGCTCACCAATTGACGGCCGCAGCGGCGAACGCAGCAGCCCCACAATGCTGATGCCGGACATCACATACACGGAGTAGAGAATGATCACACCGGGTAGCGACACGCCATACCAACCCGGGCTGAGCTCCGTGCGCATCGCCGCCAGTACCCATTGCCGCAGCAGCACAGCGGCCACGATCATGCCCGCGAACATCACCTGCTGACGACGGCGCTTTGCCCGCACCGCCGCATCGGCCTTGAGCTGGGCACGCTCCGCATCACGCTCGGCACGCAGGCCACCGAATCCGTGCAGCACGCCGTCCACCGTGAAACCGCGCAGAAACAGTCGACGCGCCTGCTGCACCGTCTGCGCCACGCGGCCCCACACGATGGCCGCGACCAGCACCAGCGGCATCACGACGTCCAGATCACCGGCGCCACTGTTCACCAACACGTTGTACGCGAGGGGCATGAGCAGGGCCACGAAGCCCACCACGATGGACACCTGACTCAGATCCTGCGCCAGCAAGCGCACCGGAAGCGGGACGTCCACCGCACGAAGTGTCGACGCATCGAGCGCCTCAACAAGCGCCTCCGCCGACGCAAATCGCGAGGCCGGCTCCTTGGCAACGCACTGCTCCACGATCCGCGACAACGCCACGGGCACATCGGGACGCCGTTGCGACACCGGCGGTACGTTCTCGGTGAGCTGCTTGACCAGCACCTTCTGCGTGTTCTCGCCCTGCATGGCGCTCTGTCCCGTGAGCGCGAACCACGCCGTGAGGCCCAGCGAGTAGAGATCACTGCGTCCGTCGAGCGTGTCGCCCGCCGCCTGCTCGGGGCTCATGAACTCGGGTGTGCCCACCACTTCACCCACGCGGGTAAGCGCGGTGT
This portion of the Gemmatimonas sp. UBA7669 genome encodes:
- a CDS encoding ABC transporter ATP-binding protein; translation: MTPPKNKPKYDTKRAWGEARALMWAHRRSVGIGLVLMLISRASGFVLPYSTKMVLDEVLPSRDVRLLGWIALAGLGATLVQALTGFALSQVVSVAAQQAIARLREEVQGHLIRLPVRYFDSTKSGVLVSRVMTDPEGIRNLIGTGLIQLTGGILSALGAFGVLLYLNWRMTLAAVVPLVAFSAGMSIAFKRLRPIFRERSVIQSEVTGRLTETLGGIRLIKVYTAEEREKAVFGEGVQRLFRNIAKTITGTSLTGTLGFAVVGVIGVITMYQGGADVIAGRMTLGSLITFVIFIAMVTAPLVQVASIGTQITEAFAGLDRIRELRDMATEDQEDASKQDVPSVVGRVQFDDVSFEYEEGVPVLQHVSFVAPAGTTTALVGSSGSGKSTLISLIMAFAQPQKGRILVDGTAVSDLKLRDYRRHLGVVMQDNFLFDGTVKDNIAFTKPGATDEEVMAVAKIANAHDFIMGFPQQYDTIVGERGVKLSGGQRQRVAIARAILADPRVLILDEATSSLDSESEHLIQEGLRRLRAGRTTFVIAHRLSTITSADQILVLEKGQIVERGSHQELLKLGGRYSDLYNRQYQLERDQFINPGEEIAATG
- a CDS encoding acyl-ACP desaturase, with the protein product MFIPSQEILAKVEVLADLEPDVEQLMAAHEAKRILWFPSEVLAPEPDTDPDLHAKQLRERARGISMPARVALALNTLTEEGLPHFHRLLATYLGGDTFWAKWNNLWTAEEDRHGAILHDYARESRILDNPVLERMQFEYLKAGFEPQWDKDPYRVFVYTSLQERATQVSHANTGKIASEYEPLIGTVLSNVAKEEARHYVFYREIFQRVLDRDPSNAMISASLVMPSIDMPGVNMPHFREMADVIRRAGIYGPREYIRIVEDLIKFWALDKVEGLNEAGKKAQEKIMGITARLERIADAMETRSKAKTFQFNVAFAREFAME
- a CDS encoding serine/threonine-protein kinase — translated: MTLPTSLDHIRQAVGHRFDIERAIGQGGMGTVYLARDRQLDRPVALKVLPAEYTRQSDLRERFLRETRTAAAFSHPNIVPVFSIEDHGDVLAYAMGFVEGETLAELVVRSGPMPVRDVVRVLQDIGYALAYAHGRGVVHRDIKPDNIMIERATGRALLMDFGISRSVHSVPMTAQTNTALTRVGEVVGTPEFMSPEQAAGDTLDGRSDLYSLGLTAWFALTGQSAMQGENTQKVLVKQLTENVPPVSQRRPDVPVALSRIVEQCVAKEPASRFASAEALVEALDASTLRAVDVPLPVRLLAQDLSQVSIVVGFVALLMPLAYNVLVNSGAGDLDVVMPLVLVAAIVWGRVAQTVQQARRLFLRGFTVDGVLHGFGGLRAERDAERAQLKADAAVRAKRRRQQVMFAGMIVAAVLLRQWVLAAMRTELSPGWYGVSLPGVIILYSVYVMSGISIVGLLRSPLRPSIGERLFGWIWAGWPGRILLSLLAGTRGTVDAPSPRAVAPAPVASGLEQRVAALEAWQRKVSGSGSG